Proteins found in one Anabas testudineus chromosome 1, fAnaTes1.2, whole genome shotgun sequence genomic segment:
- the LOC113161875 gene encoding somatostatin-like receptor F_48D10.1, whose product MEPLDQTHGIPLSSDPNSSVSSSSPFVSSPRFFNISSNLSTQSVPFQGSSTLITAVISLSVFIVGLTGNTLAIYVVLRYAKMKTVTNIYILNLAVADELYILGLPFLTTQNVLSYWPFGSFLCRLVMTADSMNQFTSIFCLTVMSIDRYLAVVHPIRSTRWRHPRVAKVVSAAMWAVSFVVVLPVVIFSDVQDTFYSCNMIWPEPTHVWSTAFILYTATVGFFGPLLIICLCYLLIVIKVKSSGARAGFTKRRRSERKVTRMVVVIVVVFVLCWLPFFIINMVNLVVIIPESSATAGIYFFAVILSYANSCANPVLYGFLSDNFKQSFRKVLCVKGMRCKANGVDDGDPSAPRTEKTTSNDCILLSPRNQVYHHPQSSQVSPHPPGSPISHTAADLHRAALTSQPPPTCPEFGPTSCTVTSTAASVVTCLVIPAEHPTITALTTPNFSTARTPQDQ is encoded by the exons ATGGAGCCTCTGGACCAGACCCACGGGATTCCTCTTTCATCAGATCCCAACTCCTCCGTCTCTTCTTCCTCACCCTTCGTCTCTTCCCCGCGCTTCTTCAACATCTCCTCCAACCTCTCCACGCAGAGTGTCCCCTTCCAGGGCAGCAGCACTCTCATCACAGCAGTCATCTCTCTCTCAGTCTTCATAGTGGGCCTGACGGGCAACACTCTGGCCATCTATGTGGTGCTGCGTTATGCCAAAATGAAGACCGTCACCAACATCTACATCCTGAACCTGGCTGTGGCCGATGAGCTCTACATCCTCGGGCTGCCTTTCCTCACCACGCAGAACGTGCTCTCCTATTGGCCCTTCGGCTCCTTCCTGTGCCGCCTGGTCATGACTGCAGACTCTATGAACCAGTTCACGTCCattttctgtctgactgtcaTGTCCATCGATCGCTACCTGGCTGTAGTTCATCCAATCCGCAGCACCAGGTGGAGACACCCCCGAGTGGCCAAGGTGGTGAGCGCCGCCATGTGGGCCGTGTCCTTTGTGGTGGTCCTGCCGGTGGTCATCTTCTCGGATGTCCAG GACACGTTTTACTCCTGCAACATGATCTGGCCGGAGCCGACACATGTGTGGTCAACAGCCTTCATACTCTACACAGCCACTGTGGGTTTTTTTGGACCACTGCTCATCATTTGCCTCTGTTACCTACTTATTGTCATcaag GTGAAGTCCTCAGGAGCACGGGCAGGCTTCACCAAGCGCCGGCGTTCGGAGCGCAAGGTGACACGGATGGTGGTGGTGATCGTGGTGGTGTTTGTGCTCTGCTGGTTGCCGTTCTTCATCATCAACATGGTCAACCTGGTGGTCATCATCCCAGAGTCCAGCGCCACAGCTGGCATCTACTTCTTTGCCGTCATCCTGTCGTACGCCAACTCCTGTGCCAACCCTGTGCTCTATGGCTTCCTGTCAGACAACTTCAAACAGAGCTTCAGAAAA GTGCTGTGTGTGAAGGGCATGAGGTGCAAGGCCAACGGTGTAGATGACGGCGACCCCAGCGCCCCACGCACTGAGAAAACCACATCAAATGACTGCATCCTGCTCTCCCCTCGTAACCAGGTCTACCACCATCCGCAGAGTAGCCAA GTCTCTCCTCACCCTCCAGGATCACCTAtttctcacacagcagcagacctgCACCGCGCCGCCCTTACAAGTCAGCCTCCTCCCACTTGCCCAGAGTTCGGACCCACCAGTTGCACGGTAACCTCCACAGCAGCCTCTGTTGTAACCTGCCTGGTAATCCCTGCTGAACATCCCACCATCACTGCCCTGACTACACCCAACTTTTCTACCGCCAGAACTCCACAGGACCAGTAG